A genomic window from Quercus lobata isolate SW786 chromosome 10, ValleyOak3.0 Primary Assembly, whole genome shotgun sequence includes:
- the LOC115963492 gene encoding UDP-glycosyltransferase 74F2-like isoform X2 — protein MENKAYRGHVLALPYPGQGHINPLLQFSKRLVSKGLKATLATTIYIHNTMQPQSSSSLQFDTISDGYDEGGFAQAESIHAYLNRMETIGSKTLADLIIKNKNTANPIDCIIYDPFLPWALEVAKKFGIFGAAFFTQTCAVNFIYYNVHHGLLKLPITSTPISIPGLPVLELEDMPSFISVPGSYPAYFEMVLNQFSSSDKADAVLVNTFYELEPEVVDSMSKVCQLLPIGPTIPSFYLDKRLENDNDYGLNLFVSDSFICNNWLNTKPEGSVIYLSFGSLASLSNKQMEELAFALKGSKFHFLWVVKASEEAKLPEKFVEEIGNAGLVVQWCSQLEVLSNKAIGCFLTHCGWNSTLEALSLGVPMVGVPQWTDQTTTAKYVQDVWKVGVRAKVCENGIVEREEIEFCIKEVMEGKRGKDFKKNVKKWRELAIKAISEGGSSDKNIDEFVSKFVNS, from the exons atggaAAACAAAGCATATAGAGGCCATGTCTTAGCTTTACCATATCCAGGCCAAGGCCACATAAATCCATTGCTCCAATTCTCTAAACGTTTGGTCTCCAAAGGGCTTAAAGCTACACTAGCCACAACCATTTACATCCACAATACCATGCAACCCCAATCATCAAGCTCTCTCCAATTTGACACAATATCAGATGGCTATGATGAAGGTGGGTTCGCCCAAGCAGAGAGTATCCATGCATATCTCAATCGTATGGAAACTATAGGCTCAAAAACACTGGCTGACCTTAttataaagaacaaaaacacaGCAAACCCAATTGATTGCATAATCTATGACCCTTTTTTGCCTTGGGCTTTGGAAGTAGCTAAAAAGTTTGGTATATTTGGAGCTGCTTTCTTCACTCAAACTTGTGCCGTGAATTTCATATACTATAATGTGCATCATGGACTATTGAAGCTACCAATTACTTCCACACCCATCTCAATTCCTGGTCTACCTGTGCTTGAGCTTGAAGATATGCCATCTTTCATCAGTGTTCCTGGATCGTACCCAGCTTACTTTGAGATGGTGCTCAATCAATTTTCTAGCTCAGATAAAGCCGATGCAGTTCTTGTCAACACTTTCTACGAGCTAGAGCCTGAGGTGG TGGACTCCATGTCAAAAGTCTGTCAATTACTGCCAATTGGACCAACAATTCCATCTTTCTATTTAGACAAACGTCTAGAAAATGACAATGATTATGGGCTTAACCTTTTTGTATCTGACTCATTTATTTGCAATAATTGGCTCAACACTAAGCCAGAAGGATCTGTTATTTATTTGTCCTTTGGTAGCCTGGCTAGTTTAAGCAACAAGCAAATGGAGGAATTGGCATTTGCTTTAAAAGGAAGTAAATTCCATTTCTTGTGGGTTGTTAAGGCTTCTGAGGAAGCAAAGCTCCCTGAAAAGTTTGTGGAAGAGATAGGAAATGCAGGTTTGGTAGTGCAATGGTGCTCCCAACTAGAAGTGCTATCAAATAAGGCAATTGGGTGCTTTTTAACACATTGTGGTTGGAATTCAACCTTGGAGGCATTGAGCTTGGGAGTGCCAATGGTGGGAGTGCCACAATGGACCGATCAAACTACAACTGCCAAGTATGTTCAGGATGTGTGGAAGGTGGGAGTGAGGGCTAAAGTTTGTGAGAATGGCATTGTTGAAAGAGAAGAGATTGAGTTTTGCATTAAGGAAGTAATGGAGGGCAAGAGAGGGAAAGATTTCAAAAAGAATGTTAAGAAATGGAGGGAATTGGCTATAAAGGCTATTAGTGAGGGTGGCAGTTCAGACAAGAATATTGATGAATTTGTCTCCAAATTTGTAAACTCCTAA
- the LOC115965559 gene encoding uncharacterized protein LOC115965559, which produces MASWRLFYCILHLYYSKYCLVSGLLMSCIIMSLFSWWNKREGQHNLECSLASLPRAMDESPLSLPTNAPSMPNVPPLKSQYDSTEAEGQFDLLMFQFVWRMMRMMKILSASVESDDDINEDFGLGDDRISREIWGK; this is translated from the exons ATGGCTTCTTGGAGGTTGTTTTATTGTATTCTACATTTATACTATTCAAAATACTGTTTAGTCTCTGGTCTTCTCATGTCTTGTATAATAATGTCTCTTTTCAGTTGGTGGAATAAGAGAGAAGGACAACACAATTTAGAGTGCAGTTTAGCAAGCTTGCCAAGAG CCATGGATGAAAGTCCACTTTCACTCCCTACAAATGCACCTTCTATGCCAAATGTACCACCCCTTAAATCCCAATATGATTCTACTGAGGCTGAAGGCCAATTTGATTTGTTAATGTTCCAATTTGTGTGGaggatgatgaggatgatgaagaTTTTAAGTGCCTCTGTTGAATCTGATGATGATATAAATGAAGATTTTGGATTGGGGGATGATAGAATTAGTAGAGAGATTTGGGGCAAGTAA
- the LOC115963492 gene encoding UDP-glycosyltransferase 74F2-like isoform X1: MENKAYRGHVLALPYPGQGHINPLLQFSKRLVSKGLKATLATTIYIHNTMQPQSSSSLQFDTISDGYDEGGFAQAESIHAYLNRMETIGSKTLADLIIKNKNTANPIDCIIYDPFLPWALEVAKKFGIFGAAFFTQTCAVNFIYYNVHHGLLKLPITSTPISIPGLPVLELEDMPSFISVPGSYPAYFEMVLNQFSSSDKADAVLVNTFYELEPEAVDSMSKVCQLLPIGPTIPSFYLDKRLENDNDYGLNLFVSDSFICNNWLNTKPEGSVIYLSFGSLASLSNKQMEELAFALKGSKFHFLWVVKASEEAKLPEKFVEEIGNAGLVVQWCSQLEVLSNKAIGCFLTHCGWNSTLEALSLGVPMVGVPQWTDQTTTAKYVQDVWKVGVRAKVCENGIVEREEIEFCIKEVMEGKRGKDFKKNVKKWRELAIKAISEGGSSDKNIDEFVSKFVNS, from the exons atggaAAACAAAGCATATAGAGGCCATGTCTTAGCTTTACCATATCCAGGCCAAGGCCACATAAATCCATTGCTCCAATTCTCTAAACGTTTGGTCTCCAAAGGGCTTAAAGCTACACTAGCCACAACCATTTACATCCACAATACCATGCAACCCCAATCATCAAGCTCTCTCCAATTTGACACAATATCAGATGGCTATGATGAAGGTGGGTTCGCCCAAGCAGAGAGTATCCATGCATATCTCAATCGTATGGAAACTATAGGCTCAAAAACACTGGCTGACCTTAttataaagaacaaaaacacaGCAAACCCAATTGATTGCATAATCTATGACCCTTTTTTGCCTTGGGCTTTGGAAGTAGCTAAAAAGTTTGGTATATTTGGAGCTGCTTTCTTCACTCAAACTTGTGCCGTGAATTTCATATACTATAATGTGCATCATGGACTATTGAAGCTACCAATTACTTCCACACCCATCTCAATTCCTGGTCTACCTGTGCTTGAGCTTGAAGATATGCCATCTTTCATCAGTGTTCCTGGATCGTACCCAGCTTACTTTGAGATGGTGCTCAATCAATTTTCTAGCTCAGATAAAGCCGATGCAGTTCTTGTCAACACTTTCTACGAGCTAGAGCCTGAG GCAGTGGACTCCATGTCAAAAGTCTGTCAATTACTGCCAATTGGACCAACAATTCCATCTTTCTATTTAGACAAACGTCTAGAAAATGACAATGATTATGGGCTTAACCTTTTTGTATCTGACTCATTTATTTGCAATAATTGGCTCAACACTAAGCCAGAAGGATCTGTTATTTATTTGTCCTTTGGTAGCCTGGCTAGTTTAAGCAACAAGCAAATGGAGGAATTGGCATTTGCTTTAAAAGGAAGTAAATTCCATTTCTTGTGGGTTGTTAAGGCTTCTGAGGAAGCAAAGCTCCCTGAAAAGTTTGTGGAAGAGATAGGAAATGCAGGTTTGGTAGTGCAATGGTGCTCCCAACTAGAAGTGCTATCAAATAAGGCAATTGGGTGCTTTTTAACACATTGTGGTTGGAATTCAACCTTGGAGGCATTGAGCTTGGGAGTGCCAATGGTGGGAGTGCCACAATGGACCGATCAAACTACAACTGCCAAGTATGTTCAGGATGTGTGGAAGGTGGGAGTGAGGGCTAAAGTTTGTGAGAATGGCATTGTTGAAAGAGAAGAGATTGAGTTTTGCATTAAGGAAGTAATGGAGGGCAAGAGAGGGAAAGATTTCAAAAAGAATGTTAAGAAATGGAGGGAATTGGCTATAAAGGCTATTAGTGAGGGTGGCAGTTCAGACAAGAATATTGATGAATTTGTCTCCAAATTTGTAAACTCCTAA